One Benincasa hispida cultivar B227 chromosome 5, ASM972705v1, whole genome shotgun sequence genomic window carries:
- the LOC120078509 gene encoding polygalacturonase-like translates to MALHTISFIFLHFLFLFLSSVSSSTFNVVDFGAKPDAKTDSSKAFEAAWVGACRASTAGSIYVPKGRFYLTSATFDGPCNNNDITIHIDGTLLAPSNYGVIANNGNWITFRHVYGVSVFGGILDAQGFELWACKHSKNSCPSGATSLEFSNSKNIMVSGLTSLNSQMFHIVINGCQNVKMQGLKISAASDSPNTDGIHVALSSVVTILNSIIGTGDDCISVGPSTSNLWIENVACGPGHGISIGSLGREMQEDGVQNVTVKSASFTNTQNGVRIKTWGKPSKGFARNILFQDIVMVNVENPIIIDQNYCPNNKNCPGQDSGVKISDVTYRNIHGTSATEVAMKFDCSSKFPCSDIMLEDVKLSYKNKAAEASCSHAEGGATGLVQPSSCL, encoded by the exons ATGGCTCTTCACACAATCTCATTCATTTTCTTAcacttccttttccttttcctctcCTCCGTCTCCTCCTCGACCTTCAACGTAGTCGATTTTGGCGCCAAACCCGATGCCAAAACTGACTCGTCGAAGGCCTTCGAGGCAGCTTGGGTCGGAGCGTGTCGTGCATCAACAGCCGGGTCCATTTACGTCCCAAAGGGTAGATTCTATCTCACAAGTGCAACTTTTGATGGGCCTTGTAACAACAATGATATCACTATACACATTGATGGGACGCTCCTTGCTCCCTCAAACTATGGTGTGATTGCAAACAATGGAAATTGGATCACTTTTCGTCATGTTTATGGTGTTAGTGTCTTTGGCGGCATTCTTGATGCTCAAGGATTTGAATTGTGGGCTTGCAAACATTCCAAAAACTCTTGCCCCTCGGGAGCTACG TCGTTGGAATTTTCCAATTCAAAAAACATAATGGTCAGTGGATTAACCTCGCTAAATAGTCAAATGTTCCACATAGTAATCAATGGTTGTCAAAACGTGAAAATGCAAGGACTGAAGATCTCGGCCGCCAGCGACAGCCCGAACACCGACGGCATTCACGTAGCACTATCTTCAGTGGTTActatcctcaactccatcattgGCACTGGTGACGACTGCATTTCAGTAGGTCCCAGCACGTCGAACTTGTGGATTGAGAATGTTGCTTGTGGACCTGGCCATGGAATTAG CATTGGGAGTTTAGGAAGAGAAATGCAAGAAGATGGTGTACAGAATGTAACAGTGAAATCAGCTTCATTCACCAATACTCAAAATGGGGTTAGAATTAAAACATGGGGAAAGCCAAGCAAAGGGTTTGCAAGAAACATTCTTTTTCAAGACATTGTAATGGTTAATGTTGAAAATCCAATCATTATCGATCAAAATTATTGTCCCAACAATAAAAATTGTCCTGGACAG GATTCTGGAGTTAAAATTAGCGATGTGACATATCGAAACATTCACGGAACATCAGCAACGGAAGTTGCAATGAAATTCGATTGTAGTTCAAAATTTCCATGCAGTGACATAATGTTGGAGGATGTAAAGCTGAGTTATAAAAATAAAGCAGCTGAAGCTTCATGTAGTCATGCTGAAGGAGGTGCTACTGGTTTAGTTCAACCATCAAGTTGTTTGTAG